From one Bos javanicus breed banteng chromosome 15, ARS-OSU_banteng_1.0, whole genome shotgun sequence genomic stretch:
- the ACP2 gene encoding lysosomal acid phosphatase isoform X1, which produces MAGRRFGWSRAALLQLILGVNLMVMPPTQARTLRFVTLLYRHGDRSPVKAYPKDPHQEDKWPQGFGQLTKEGMLQHWELGQALRQRYHGFLNTSYHRQEVGLVLSSLQVYVRSTDFDRTLMSAEANLAGLFPPDGIQRFNPNISWQPIPVHTVPVAEDRLLKFPLGPCPRFEQLQNETRRTPEYQNESVQNAQFLDMVANETGLTDLSLETVWNVYDTLFCEQTHGLPLPPWASPQTMQRLSRLKDFSFRFLFGIYKQAEKARLQGGVLLAQIRKNLTLMATTSQLPKLLVYSAHDTTLVALHMALGVYNGEQAPYASCHMFELYQEDSGNFSVEMYFRNESHRAPWPLTLPGCSHRCPLQDFLRLTEPVVPKDWLQECQLAGGPADTEVIVALAVCGSILFLLIVLLLTVLFRVQAQPPGYRHVPDGEDHA; this is translated from the exons ATGGCGGGCAGGCGGTTTGGCTGGAGCCGGGCAGCTCTTCTCCAGCTCATTCTTGGTGTGAACCTGATGGTGATGCCACCCACCCAGGCCCGGACTCTGCGTTTCGTTACTTTG ctgtacCGACATGGAGACCGCTCTCCAGTGAAAGCGTATCCCAAGGACCCCCATCAGGAAGACAAATGGCCCCAGGGCTTTGGTCAGCTAACCAAG GAGGGGATGCTGCAGCACTGGGAGCTGGGCCAGGCTCTGCGACAGCGCTACCATGGCTTCCTCAACACCTCTTACCACCGACAAGAG GTGGGACTGGTGTTGTCATCTCTGCAGGTTTATGTGCGAAGCACAGACTTTGACCGGACGCTTATGAGTGCGGAGGCCAACCTGGCTGGACTCTTCCCGCCCGACGGGATCCAGCGCTTTAACCCAAACATCTCTTGGCAGCCTATCCCCGTCCACACCGTGCCCGTTGCCGAGGACAGG CTGCTGAAGTTCCCCTTGGGCCCATGCCCCCGCTTTGAACAGCTGCAGAATGAGACCCGGCGGACGCCCGAGTATCAGAACGAGAGTGTTCAGAATGCA CAATTCCTGGATATGGTGGCCAATGAGACGGGGCTCACGGACCTGTCCCTGGAGACCGTCTGGAATGTCTACGACACGCTATTCTGCGAG CAGACACACGGGCTGCCCCTGCCGCCCTGGGCCTCGCCCCAAACCATGCAGCGTCTGAGCCGGCTGAAGGACTTCAGCTTCCGCTTCCTCTTCGGGATCTACAAGCAGGCAGAGAAGGCCCGGCTGCAGGGGG GCGTCCTGCTGGCTCAGATACGGAAGAACCTGACGCTGATGGCAACCACCTCCCAGCTCCCTAAGCTGCTGGTCTACTCTGCG CACGACACCACGCTGGTGGCTCTGCACATGGCGTTGGGCGTCTACAACGGCGAGCAGGCCCCCTATGCGTCCTGCCACATGTTTGAGTTGTACCAGGAGGACAGTGG GAATTTCTCGGTGGAGATGTACTTCCGGAATGAGAGTCACAGGGCCCCATGGCCCCTGACCCTGCCCGGCTGCTCTCACCGCTGCCCGCTGCAGGACTTCCTCCGCCTCACAGAGCCGGTCGTGCCCAAGGATTGGCTGCAGGAGTGCCAGCTGGCAGGCGGGCCCGCAGACACAG AGGTGATCGTGGCCTTGGCCGTCTGCGGctccatcctcttcctcctcataGTGCTGCTCCTCACCGTCCTCTTCCGGGTGCAGGCCCAGCCTCCTGGCTACCGCCACGTCCCAGATGGGGAGGACCACGCCTGA
- the ACP2 gene encoding lysosomal acid phosphatase isoform X3 gives MAGRRFGWSRAALLQLILGVNLMVMPPTQARTLRFVTLLYRHGDRSPVKAYPKDPHQEDKWPQGFGQLTKEGMLQHWELGQALRQRYHGFLNTSYHRQEVYVRSTDFDRTLMSAEANLAGLFPPDGIQRFNPNISWQPIPVHTVPVAEDRLLKFPLGPCPRFEQLQNETRRTPEYQNESVQNAQFLDMVANETGLTDLSLETVWNVYDTLFCEQTHGLPLPPWASPQTMQRLSRLKDFSFRFLFGIYKQAEKARLQGGVLLAQIRKNLTLMATTSQLPKLLVYSAHDTTLVALHMALGVYNGEQAPYASCHMFELYQEDSGNFSVEMYFRNESHRAPWPLTLPGCSHRCPLQDFLRLTEPVVPKDWLQECQLAGGPADTEVIVALAVCGSILFLLIVLLLTVLFRVQAQPPGYRHVPDGEDHA, from the exons ATGGCGGGCAGGCGGTTTGGCTGGAGCCGGGCAGCTCTTCTCCAGCTCATTCTTGGTGTGAACCTGATGGTGATGCCACCCACCCAGGCCCGGACTCTGCGTTTCGTTACTTTG ctgtacCGACATGGAGACCGCTCTCCAGTGAAAGCGTATCCCAAGGACCCCCATCAGGAAGACAAATGGCCCCAGGGCTTTGGTCAGCTAACCAAG GAGGGGATGCTGCAGCACTGGGAGCTGGGCCAGGCTCTGCGACAGCGCTACCATGGCTTCCTCAACACCTCTTACCACCGACAAGAG GTTTATGTGCGAAGCACAGACTTTGACCGGACGCTTATGAGTGCGGAGGCCAACCTGGCTGGACTCTTCCCGCCCGACGGGATCCAGCGCTTTAACCCAAACATCTCTTGGCAGCCTATCCCCGTCCACACCGTGCCCGTTGCCGAGGACAGG CTGCTGAAGTTCCCCTTGGGCCCATGCCCCCGCTTTGAACAGCTGCAGAATGAGACCCGGCGGACGCCCGAGTATCAGAACGAGAGTGTTCAGAATGCA CAATTCCTGGATATGGTGGCCAATGAGACGGGGCTCACGGACCTGTCCCTGGAGACCGTCTGGAATGTCTACGACACGCTATTCTGCGAG CAGACACACGGGCTGCCCCTGCCGCCCTGGGCCTCGCCCCAAACCATGCAGCGTCTGAGCCGGCTGAAGGACTTCAGCTTCCGCTTCCTCTTCGGGATCTACAAGCAGGCAGAGAAGGCCCGGCTGCAGGGGG GCGTCCTGCTGGCTCAGATACGGAAGAACCTGACGCTGATGGCAACCACCTCCCAGCTCCCTAAGCTGCTGGTCTACTCTGCG CACGACACCACGCTGGTGGCTCTGCACATGGCGTTGGGCGTCTACAACGGCGAGCAGGCCCCCTATGCGTCCTGCCACATGTTTGAGTTGTACCAGGAGGACAGTGG GAATTTCTCGGTGGAGATGTACTTCCGGAATGAGAGTCACAGGGCCCCATGGCCCCTGACCCTGCCCGGCTGCTCTCACCGCTGCCCGCTGCAGGACTTCCTCCGCCTCACAGAGCCGGTCGTGCCCAAGGATTGGCTGCAGGAGTGCCAGCTGGCAGGCGGGCCCGCAGACACAG AGGTGATCGTGGCCTTGGCCGTCTGCGGctccatcctcttcctcctcataGTGCTGCTCCTCACCGTCCTCTTCCGGGTGCAGGCCCAGCCTCCTGGCTACCGCCACGTCCCAGATGGGGAGGACCACGCCTGA
- the ACP2 gene encoding lysosomal acid phosphatase isoform X2: MAGRRFGWSRAALLQLILGVNLMVMPPTQARTLRFVTLLYRHGDRSPVKAYPKDPHQEDKWPQGFGQLTKEGMLQHWELGQALRQRYHGFLNTSYHRQEVGLVLSSLQVYVRSTDFDRTLMSAEANLAGLFPPDGIQRFNPNISWQPIPVHTVPVAEDRLLKFPLGPCPRFEQLQNETRRTPEYQNESVQNAQFLDMVANETGLTDLSLETVWNVYDTLFCETHGLPLPPWASPQTMQRLSRLKDFSFRFLFGIYKQAEKARLQGGVLLAQIRKNLTLMATTSQLPKLLVYSAHDTTLVALHMALGVYNGEQAPYASCHMFELYQEDSGNFSVEMYFRNESHRAPWPLTLPGCSHRCPLQDFLRLTEPVVPKDWLQECQLAGGPADTEVIVALAVCGSILFLLIVLLLTVLFRVQAQPPGYRHVPDGEDHA, from the exons ATGGCGGGCAGGCGGTTTGGCTGGAGCCGGGCAGCTCTTCTCCAGCTCATTCTTGGTGTGAACCTGATGGTGATGCCACCCACCCAGGCCCGGACTCTGCGTTTCGTTACTTTG ctgtacCGACATGGAGACCGCTCTCCAGTGAAAGCGTATCCCAAGGACCCCCATCAGGAAGACAAATGGCCCCAGGGCTTTGGTCAGCTAACCAAG GAGGGGATGCTGCAGCACTGGGAGCTGGGCCAGGCTCTGCGACAGCGCTACCATGGCTTCCTCAACACCTCTTACCACCGACAAGAG GTGGGACTGGTGTTGTCATCTCTGCAGGTTTATGTGCGAAGCACAGACTTTGACCGGACGCTTATGAGTGCGGAGGCCAACCTGGCTGGACTCTTCCCGCCCGACGGGATCCAGCGCTTTAACCCAAACATCTCTTGGCAGCCTATCCCCGTCCACACCGTGCCCGTTGCCGAGGACAGG CTGCTGAAGTTCCCCTTGGGCCCATGCCCCCGCTTTGAACAGCTGCAGAATGAGACCCGGCGGACGCCCGAGTATCAGAACGAGAGTGTTCAGAATGCA CAATTCCTGGATATGGTGGCCAATGAGACGGGGCTCACGGACCTGTCCCTGGAGACCGTCTGGAATGTCTACGACACGCTATTCTGCGAG ACACACGGGCTGCCCCTGCCGCCCTGGGCCTCGCCCCAAACCATGCAGCGTCTGAGCCGGCTGAAGGACTTCAGCTTCCGCTTCCTCTTCGGGATCTACAAGCAGGCAGAGAAGGCCCGGCTGCAGGGGG GCGTCCTGCTGGCTCAGATACGGAAGAACCTGACGCTGATGGCAACCACCTCCCAGCTCCCTAAGCTGCTGGTCTACTCTGCG CACGACACCACGCTGGTGGCTCTGCACATGGCGTTGGGCGTCTACAACGGCGAGCAGGCCCCCTATGCGTCCTGCCACATGTTTGAGTTGTACCAGGAGGACAGTGG GAATTTCTCGGTGGAGATGTACTTCCGGAATGAGAGTCACAGGGCCCCATGGCCCCTGACCCTGCCCGGCTGCTCTCACCGCTGCCCGCTGCAGGACTTCCTCCGCCTCACAGAGCCGGTCGTGCCCAAGGATTGGCTGCAGGAGTGCCAGCTGGCAGGCGGGCCCGCAGACACAG AGGTGATCGTGGCCTTGGCCGTCTGCGGctccatcctcttcctcctcataGTGCTGCTCCTCACCGTCCTCTTCCGGGTGCAGGCCCAGCCTCCTGGCTACCGCCACGTCCCAGATGGGGAGGACCACGCCTGA